The genomic region ACTGACGCCATTTTTATTCCTCCTTGTTTTTTCAGCACATAATGAAAGCTTACTATGGTTTTGTTGGGGATTTTGAGAAAATAAATTTTCAGGACCACACAAAAAATCTGAAGCAGCTTGCAAAACATATTCTGCTGTCTCATATCTGTAACAAAAAAGATGTCTAATTGTTGGAAGTAAGAACCAACTAAGATGGGAAAAAATGCTAGCATTTTTTTCGTAGTATAGACTGTTGAAAATTAACCCATTTCTTATATTGTAGTACTCTGTGACTGGACTCTGCTTATTTTCAAATTGTTCATGCCAAACGCATATTCCATTTAATGCAATAATTTTGTTGTTTATTCTTTTACTAAATTCAACATCGTCAAGTCTTATAAAAAATGGATAGGGAAGTCCAATCTTTTTAATACTGTCAACAGGAAAACAATATAACCACCAGGCATTGTACTCACAATATTCCTCTATTTCATTAAACAATATATTTTCCAAAACAGTTAAGTCAAGGTTATATTTTACAGGTGTACAACCTCTAAGTTTGTTCCAGTATCCACCTCTTTCATGCTGGATGTGTTTTTTATCTAGTCTTAGCATATCACCACCAACACAAATATCATCTTGATTGATCACACTAAGAAAATTCGACAATCTCAAAATTACTTCTGGATCGAATAGCACATCATCATCCATCAGTAGAATGTGCGAAAATCCCCTATGATGATTTGCTACTTCTATCATTCCCCTTGCAAAACCACCACTCCCTCCCGCGTTTTTATTAGGAATTATCTCAATCAATGGATTATCAAAGGAACTTAAGGTTTTCCCATTATCAATAACAAAAATTTTTAACTTATCTCGATATTCGTCTCTGCTTAACAAATTTTTTTCTAGTAGATCAATGTTCTTGCGAACATAGGTTTCTCTTTTGTATGTACATATTACTATCCCTAGTCTTATATCTTTTATCTCTTGTACATACGAGTAAAAAAAGCCTCCCTCCATCTGGCAATTATTACTCAATGCTTGTACTTCGATATATATCATCCCATTGTAGGGATATATATCGAAGTTTTCCAAGACAATTGGAGAGTCAAAGTGCGCATTCTTGACAGTTTTCTGCATTACTATAGTGCGCGACTGAACAAATGAATCTACACTGTAAATGTGTATATTGAAAGATCCCTGTAGAGAAAGACAAACACCAATATTTGTAATAGAAGTGTAGCTTTTCCACTTATTTGCAAAAAAACCGTTAAAGTATGTGTTAAAGCTAACTACGGTGTCCTTTTTTATCCCTAGAGTTCGATTTTGGTAGTCAAATAGCACTCCATCATCCCCTCTGAAAAACAACTCCTCCACGGTACAAATGTCTAGCTTGGGAAAAATAATATTTTGAATGTTAATTTTCTTTTTTTCCGAAGACGCTGTATAAAAATTTGATTCTTTTGATTCTACCTGTTTAGTCATGATCATTTTTGTCTAAGGGGGGTGTATGTTTTATCTATACCATTCAATTGATCTGATCGGAACTATCTTATATCTATAACGATTTCTGTTCCTCATTTAAAAATTAATTGACTATTTAGTCTTCATACCATATGGGATAACATCATGACAGGATATTTGGTAACATCTAAAATACTACACTATAAACCGTAAACACGACACCATCATAAATGTAATTTTGATTACTCTAAGCTGACACCCATTTGCGTTAAACAACTGTGTCCTATAGCAAATCCATAAATTGATGACGCCACAGATGAAAACAAGTCCATCCAAATGACAAAATAATCATTCCACTCAACAATGCTCCCCATATCAACCCTAAATCTGGAGGTGACCCCGACAATGTAATCTGGCGCAAGCTCTCAATAATTGGTGATAGGGGATTTAAACCAAGAAAAGGTCTAACCTGTGGTGGCACAATAGCTGCTGGATAAAACACGGGGCTACTGATCCAAAGCACAAACACAACTAACTCATAAAAGTAGTGTAAGTCCCTAAAAAAAACATACAACGTACTAACTAAAAATCCAACTCCCATACAGACTAATACTAGTGCAAATAAAGGGAACACCATTGCTAACACATTGACTACATTCCTGGTATTAAGCAGAGTCATCACTGCTAATAAAGGAAAGGTTCCAACGGAAAACTGGAATATGTTCGAAGCTACCATAGAAACCGGGAAAACACTCACAG from Cylindrospermopsis curvispora GIHE-G1 harbors:
- a CDS encoding ABC transporter permease; this translates as MTISIREKQPKPNLSLQLQRFWEILYVLVVRTLKVRYRGSILGVYWSLLNPLIMTSLYTAIFGATFSSYYNNSITNYVLAAFTGLVVINFFSASTTQCLFSVVENSSLLNKIRLPVSVFPVSMVASNIFQFSVGTFPLLAVMTLLNTRNVVNVLAMVFPLFALVLVCMGVGFLVSTLYVFFRDLHYFYELVVFVLWISSPVFYPAAIVPPQVRPFLGLNPLSPIIESLRQITLSGSPPDLGLIWGALLSGMIILSFGWTCFHLWRHQFMDLL
- a CDS encoding glycosyltransferase produces the protein MTKQVESKESNFYTASSEKKKINIQNIIFPKLDICTVEELFFRGDDGVLFDYQNRTLGIKKDTVVSFNTYFNGFFANKWKSYTSITNIGVCLSLQGSFNIHIYSVDSFVQSRTIVMQKTVKNAHFDSPIVLENFDIYPYNGMIYIEVQALSNNCQMEGGFFYSYVQEIKDIRLGIVICTYKRETYVRKNIDLLEKNLLSRDEYRDKLKIFVIDNGKTLSSFDNPLIEIIPNKNAGGSGGFARGMIEVANHHRGFSHILLMDDDVLFDPEVILRLSNFLSVINQDDICVGGDMLRLDKKHIQHERGGYWNKLRGCTPVKYNLDLTVLENILFNEIEEYCEYNAWWLYCFPVDSIKKIGLPYPFFIRLDDVEFSKRINNKIIALNGICVWHEQFENKQSPVTEYYNIRNGLIFNSLYYEKNASIFSHLSWFLLPTIRHLFCYRYETAEYVLQAASDFLCGPENLFSQNPQQNHSKLSLCAEKTRRNKNGVSPFIMKKYMESINENENLLHRIWRVFTLNGHILPRSFFWDDRNLTDKGYKVVSSYGSKPLNVFRAKTIIYYNIETQESFAVQFSRTRFFRILFHSIYLGILMLLKYGRLAKLYKTTLGKFTSQSFWEEYLELKKQF